Genomic DNA from Alphaproteobacteria bacterium:
ATTGGGATTCCCAACCGTCATTATTTGCCTGCGCGATTATCAGCATCCGATGTATGGCGTCTATGCGGTGCGGGTACAAACCAAACATAAAACCGATTTGCCAGGCGTCGCCAATATTGGCATGCGCCCCACTATCGGCGGCAAGGCGGCACGGTGCGAGGCGCATATTTTCGATTTCACCGGCGATTTATATGAACAGCGCGTGGGCGTGGATTTGATTAAATTCATCCGCCCGGAAAAAAAATTCGCTGGCATTGAAGAATTAAAAACTCAAATCGCGCAAGACAGCGAAACCGCTAGA
This window encodes:
- a CDS encoding bifunctional riboflavin kinase/FMN adenylyltransferase, whose translation is LGFPTVIICLRDYQHPMYGVYAVRVQTKHKTDLPGVANIGMRPTIGGKAARCEAHIFDFTGDLYEQRVGVDLIKFIRPEKKFAGIEELKTQIAQDSETARKIFSI